A single Uloborus diversus isolate 005 chromosome 7, Udiv.v.3.1, whole genome shotgun sequence DNA region contains:
- the LOC129226582 gene encoding SEC14-like protein 2, producing the protein MKLKLLQKIRVVSREHTATMLLKYIDEDVLPAFLGGKKCDSSGNPMCTEFLKFGGRIPEKYYLRNRPPLLSTDPGVMSVWVAPRSVFNYSVVVREPRSKIRIEYRYENGSVDTKMLFRPFGPNPDELDLPAADEYLDEDDPKCNARFVSPAIRVQGHLTPVEEACIAPWPGIYIFQFNNSYSWFTSRRIIFRIKSIPLES; encoded by the exons ATGAAACTCAAGTTGCTACAAAAAATCAGAGTCGTCTCCCGAG AACACACGGCAACAATGCTCTTAAAGTACATCGACGAAGACGTTCTGCCTGCTTTCTTGGGTGGCAAGAAATGTGATTCCAGTGGAAATCCCATGTGCACAGAGTTC CTAAAATTTGGCGGCCGAATTCCTGAGAAGTATTACCTGAGAAATCGTCCGCCTCTGCTGTCAACCGACCCTGGCGTCATGTCAGTTTGGGTGGCGCCCCGATCTGTTTTCAACTACTCCGTGGTGGTCAGAGAGCCTCGATCCAAAATTCGAATCGAATATAGATATGAAAATGGTTCCGTCGACACCAAGATGTTGTTTAGGCCGTTTGGACCGAATCCGGA CGAACTTGATTTGCCTGCAGCCGATGAGTATCTAGACGAGGACGACCCCAAATGCAATGCCCGGTTTGTCAGTCCTGCCATTCGAGTGCAAGGTCATCTCACCCCCGTGGAAGAAGCTTGTATTGCCCCATGGCCTGGAATAT ACATTTTCCAGTTCAACAATAGTTACAGTTGGTTCACCTCTCGGCGGATCATATTTAGGATCAAATCCATCCCTCTAGAGTCCTGA